In bacterium (Candidatus Blackallbacteria) CG13_big_fil_rev_8_21_14_2_50_49_14, the following are encoded in one genomic region:
- a CDS encoding molecular chaperone HtpG translates to MSTAETISPLEEGTISVQMENIFPIIKKWLYNDKEIFLRELISNGVDAIAKLRHLTVMGQAEKSDEEFKVDIKIDKEAKTLSIIDNGIGMTTEEVKKYINQVAFSSAAEFMNKFGDKNNDIIGHFGLGFYSAFTVASKVEIHTRSYQPEAEPVLWSCDGSPRFELHAGQKEGRGTEIRLYLLDEEMEFAEEARIQHLVKKYCDFLPVPITINGNVANRQKPLWERSPQEVSKEEYLEFYRYLYPFSPEPYFWIHLNVEVPFVLKGILFFPKLSHELDPAKGNIKLYCHDVYVSDHVEDFIPRFLVTLQGAIDCPDIPLNVSRSMLQNDPYVQRVSTHITKKVADRLKEIYNKDREDFLRSWQDIHSFIKVGMMEDDKFYDKVKDIVVFKSTRGDYTTIEEYLVRNPQLDKKVYYTSDEVGQAHYLELFKQQDMEVLSMNTLIDTHFIQFMEYKNHEVKFARIDSDISESLVDKDKAKIVDPKTNKTSDELIEEVFKQELAVPKLHIKVETLKSEDIPAVVLLPENARRLHEMSQFMQQAGMNEHVDSLLEEHTLIINANNPLIQSLRKLHGTMSEKDNLHLICRHVYDLAMMAHQPLRGEKLTRFLSDSNKVLQALSNKL, encoded by the coding sequence ATGAGTACTGCCGAAACCATTTCTCCGCTTGAGGAAGGAACTATCTCCGTTCAAATGGAGAATATCTTCCCGATTATTAAGAAATGGCTGTATAACGACAAAGAAATCTTTTTACGTGAATTGATTTCAAATGGTGTAGACGCCATTGCCAAACTCCGCCACCTGACCGTGATGGGCCAAGCCGAAAAATCGGATGAGGAATTCAAAGTTGATATTAAAATCGACAAAGAAGCCAAAACCCTTTCTATTATTGACAACGGCATTGGTATGACCACCGAAGAAGTCAAAAAGTATATCAACCAGGTGGCTTTTTCCAGTGCCGCTGAATTTATGAACAAGTTCGGCGATAAAAACAACGATATTATTGGCCATTTTGGTTTGGGATTTTATTCTGCCTTTACGGTTGCCAGCAAGGTTGAAATTCATACCCGTTCCTATCAGCCAGAGGCCGAGCCCGTGCTCTGGAGTTGTGATGGCAGCCCCCGCTTTGAATTGCATGCGGGTCAGAAAGAAGGGCGTGGCACAGAAATTCGCCTCTATCTTTTGGATGAAGAAATGGAATTTGCTGAAGAAGCCCGTATTCAGCACCTTGTCAAAAAATACTGTGATTTTCTGCCCGTTCCGATTACAATCAACGGCAATGTGGCCAACAGACAAAAACCGCTTTGGGAGCGCAGCCCCCAGGAAGTCAGCAAAGAAGAGTACTTGGAATTTTACCGCTATCTCTATCCTTTCTCACCTGAACCCTATTTTTGGATTCATTTGAATGTAGAAGTGCCTTTTGTGCTCAAAGGCATTCTGTTTTTCCCAAAATTGAGCCATGAATTGGATCCCGCCAAGGGCAATATCAAGCTCTACTGCCACGATGTCTATGTTTCAGACCATGTTGAGGATTTTATTCCCCGCTTTTTGGTCACGCTTCAAGGCGCGATTGATTGCCCGGATATCCCCCTCAATGTTTCACGCAGCATGCTTCAGAATGATCCCTATGTTCAGCGTGTTTCGACCCATATCACCAAAAAAGTCGCCGATCGTCTTAAAGAAATTTACAATAAAGACCGCGAAGACTTTCTGCGCAGCTGGCAGGATATTCACAGCTTTATCAAGGTCGGCATGATGGAAGACGATAAATTCTATGACAAAGTCAAAGATATTGTCGTATTTAAATCCACCCGTGGTGATTACACCACGATAGAAGAATATCTGGTGCGCAATCCACAATTGGATAAAAAGGTTTACTATACCTCCGACGAAGTCGGCCAGGCCCATTACCTTGAGCTTTTCAAGCAGCAGGACATGGAAGTGCTCAGCATGAATACCCTGATCGATACCCATTTTATTCAGTTCATGGAATACAAAAACCATGAAGTGAAATTTGCACGTATTGACTCAGATATTTCTGAATCGCTGGTCGATAAAGACAAAGCCAAGATTGTCGACCCCAAAACCAATAAAACCAGCGATGAACTGATTGAGGAAGTCTTCAAGCAAGAACTGGCTGTTCCCAAGCTGCATATCAAGGTTGAAACGCTTAAAAGCGAGGATATTCCCGCTGTGGTACTGCTGCCAGAAAATGCACGCCGCTTGCATGAAATGAGCCAATTTATGCAACAGGCGGGCATGAATGAGCATGTCGACAGCCTGCTTGAAGAGCATACGCTGATCATCAATGCCAATAACCCCCTGATTCAGAGCCTGCGCAAACTGCACGGAACAATGTCTGAAAAAGACAATCTGCATCTGATTTGCCGCCATGTCTATGATCTGGCCATGATGGCGCATCAGCCGCTGCGTGGAGAAAAGCTTACCCGCTTCCTGAGCGATTCCAATAAAGTCCTTCAGGCCTTAAGCAATAAGCTCTAG
- a CDS encoding phosphohydrolase, with product MIKLSRLSQALCFAAEKHKFQLRKDLRTPYINHPLQVLAVLIEEGQVESEDILLAAVLHDTLEDTETTPEELIHIFGESVCHLIQEVSDNKSLPKAERKALQISHAPNLSPEAKQIKLADKICNLRDLLNQSPQDWPLERKQAYFKWAEAVGEGLKGVNPKLEAIFEKTLAQANQLQESS from the coding sequence ATGATCAAACTCTCACGACTATCTCAAGCGCTTTGTTTTGCCGCTGAAAAGCATAAATTTCAATTGCGCAAAGATTTGCGCACCCCTTATATCAACCACCCTCTGCAAGTATTGGCCGTTTTAATTGAAGAAGGCCAGGTGGAATCTGAAGATATTCTATTGGCCGCAGTACTGCACGACACCCTTGAAGACACTGAAACAACCCCAGAAGAGTTAATCCACATTTTTGGCGAATCTGTTTGTCATTTGATACAGGAAGTCAGTGACAATAAAAGTCTTCCCAAAGCAGAACGCAAAGCCCTGCAAATCTCGCATGCCCCCAACCTGAGCCCAGAAGCCAAGCAAATTAAATTGGCAGATAAAATTTGCAATCTGCGTGATTTGCTCAACCAATCCCCTCAAGATTGGCCCCTTGAGCGCAAACAGGCCTATTTTAAGTGGGCAGAAGCGGTCGGAGAAGGCTTGAAGGGTGTCAATCCCAAACTTGAAGCAATTTTTGAAAAGACCCTGGCCCAAGCAAATCAATTACAGGAATCAAGCTAA
- a CDS encoding DUF4920 domain-containing protein, translated as MKRKIFGLLMAATLVLSQAAQAEQVLGKRPALKEVIKISTLLDHPENYLGKTIKIEGIAMDVCPTRGCWMKIKSDRKKESLLIKVDDGEMVFPMSARGKNMVIEGKLIKKMMPLKEVLELEEARAKKAGKPFDPSQFKGPRPMYMFHPTGVVVQD; from the coding sequence ATGAAACGTAAAATCTTTGGCCTCTTGATGGCCGCAACCCTGGTACTCAGCCAGGCAGCCCAGGCAGAACAAGTCTTGGGCAAACGCCCCGCCCTCAAAGAAGTGATTAAAATTTCGACCCTGCTCGATCACCCTGAAAACTACCTCGGCAAAACCATCAAAATTGAAGGCATCGCCATGGATGTCTGCCCCACCCGTGGCTGCTGGATGAAAATCAAAAGTGATCGTAAAAAAGAGAGCCTGCTGATCAAAGTGGATGATGGCGAAATGGTTTTCCCCATGTCGGCCCGTGGCAAAAACATGGTGATTGAGGGCAAATTGATCAAAAAAATGATGCCCCTCAAAGAAGTGCTCGAACTTGAAGAAGCCCGCGCAAAAAAAGCAGGCAAGCCCTTTGACCCCAGCCAGTTTAAAGGCCCGCGCCCCATGTATATGTTCCACCCCACGGGCGTGGTCGTTCAAGACTGA
- a CDS encoding pyridoxal phosphate-dependent aminotransferase, protein MPQNPFPGFRYVPRTGVIYVMNRAAQLGFSYDHPEWANLGQGAPEAGELPGAPPRITEVHIDTLAQEYTPVAGLKALRQKVADFYNAIYRQGKSSQYTWENVCISGGGRQGLTRVVAALGEINIGHFIPDYTAYEEMLHTFRGFIPIPIQLPESEGFKLSQKLLKEAIQGMGLGAVLFSNPCNPTGQVIEGQELQDWVALFREEEVVCIVDEFYSHYLYNDYHPDTPRMISAAACVEDVNKDPVVIVDGLTKNWRYPGWRVSWTLAPKSVVELISSAGSFLDGGANHPLQKKALELLDPDLSRQETQAIQRSFMEKRSYALKRLREMGIEIALEPQGSFYVWANLENLPEAINDGIKFFEAGLLEKVITVPGVFFDVNPGKRRRSQKFRNYTRISFGPEMSKVQQGLDAIERVVRKHC, encoded by the coding sequence ATGCCACAGAATCCTTTTCCTGGTTTTCGCTATGTACCCCGCACTGGGGTAATTTATGTCATGAACCGTGCGGCTCAATTGGGTTTCAGCTACGATCACCCTGAATGGGCCAATCTGGGCCAGGGAGCCCCCGAAGCAGGTGAACTGCCCGGCGCTCCCCCCCGAATCACCGAAGTGCACATCGATACCCTGGCCCAAGAATACACACCTGTCGCAGGCTTGAAAGCCTTGCGCCAAAAGGTCGCCGATTTCTACAATGCCATCTATCGCCAGGGCAAATCCTCGCAGTATACCTGGGAAAATGTCTGTATCTCAGGTGGAGGCCGCCAGGGCTTGACCCGTGTCGTGGCCGCTTTGGGAGAAATCAATATCGGGCATTTTATTCCCGACTATACGGCCTACGAAGAAATGCTGCATACCTTCCGTGGTTTTATTCCGATTCCGATTCAACTTCCCGAAAGCGAAGGTTTCAAACTCTCGCAAAAATTGCTCAAAGAGGCGATTCAGGGCATGGGGCTGGGGGCTGTGCTTTTCAGCAATCCCTGCAACCCCACCGGCCAGGTCATTGAAGGCCAGGAATTGCAGGACTGGGTCGCACTCTTCCGGGAAGAAGAGGTGGTCTGTATCGTCGATGAGTTCTATTCTCATTATCTCTACAACGATTACCACCCCGACACACCCCGCATGATTTCAGCCGCCGCTTGTGTTGAAGACGTGAACAAAGACCCCGTGGTGATAGTCGATGGCCTGACCAAAAACTGGCGCTACCCCGGTTGGCGTGTGAGTTGGACTTTGGCCCCCAAATCAGTGGTGGAGCTGATTTCCAGCGCGGGCTCTTTTCTCGATGGCGGGGCCAATCACCCCTTGCAGAAAAAAGCCCTGGAACTGCTCGACCCCGACCTCTCCCGCCAGGAAACCCAGGCCATTCAGCGCAGCTTTATGGAAAAACGCAGCTACGCGCTGAAACGTCTGCGTGAGATGGGCATTGAAATTGCGCTGGAACCCCAGGGCAGTTTTTATGTCTGGGCCAATCTTGAAAACCTGCCCGAAGCCATCAATGATGGCATCAAATTCTTTGAAGCGGGCTTGTTAGAAAAAGTGATCACCGTGCCTGGGGTATTCTTTGATGTCAACCCCGGCAAACGCCGGCGTTCTCAGAAATTCAGAAATTATACCCGTATCAGCTTTGGGCCAGAAATGAGCAAGGTGCAGCAGGGTTTGGATGCCATTGAACGCGTGGTGCGCAAGCACTGTTGA
- a CDS encoding amidohydrolase has protein sequence MKYDLIIQGGTLIDGTGKAGYPADVAILDGKIAAIGKIAAEAEKVLDAHGAIVTPGFVDIHTHYDGQISWDAGLAPSSLHGVTTAVLGSCGVGFAPCRKSDQEKLIALMEGVEDIPGSALAEGLTWNWESFPEYMNALDAQPHSIDFCLQMTHDPLRVYVMGDRAVHNQPASPEEIAQMRQLLREGLEAGAVGFSTGRSDNHRSATGAHTPAAEAQKNELSGIVKAFEGLQHGVVQAVSDFDMPYGDQHFEREFDLLEEMAKAAGRPLSISLMQRDQSPEQWRWIMRRAEAAQAKGLEVKLQVGARAIGVLLGLETTFHPFMGFPSYKAISHLPLAERVKAMSDPAFKAQLLTEKNDPVAGDGSPIPPLADMLLAQVEMIGMRMFTLGENPDYEPSMAHSIGMKAKQRGESVLSGIYDAMLENEGHALIYFPLYNYIAGNLDNTYTMLSHPQALPGLGDGGAHVGTICDASFPTFMISHWARDRQSDKFTLEQVIKMQTQDTAAFIGLKDRGTLEVGKKADLNIIEFENLRLHPPYLVADLPAGGKRLMQKASGYRATLVSGEIIAENGELTGAYPGRLVRLKD, from the coding sequence ATGAAATATGATCTGATCATTCAGGGCGGCACCCTGATCGATGGCACGGGCAAAGCAGGTTACCCGGCTGATGTCGCCATTCTCGACGGAAAAATTGCTGCGATAGGAAAAATCGCAGCTGAAGCTGAAAAAGTGCTGGATGCCCACGGCGCGATTGTCACACCGGGCTTTGTGGATATTCACACCCACTATGATGGTCAAATTTCATGGGATGCCGGCCTGGCCCCCTCTTCTCTGCATGGTGTGACCACAGCTGTACTGGGCTCCTGTGGGGTGGGTTTTGCCCCTTGCCGCAAAAGCGATCAGGAAAAACTGATCGCCCTGATGGAGGGGGTCGAAGATATTCCAGGCTCTGCACTGGCCGAAGGCCTGACCTGGAATTGGGAAAGTTTTCCAGAGTATATGAACGCCCTGGATGCCCAACCCCACAGCATTGATTTTTGTCTGCAAATGACCCACGATCCTCTGCGGGTCTATGTCATGGGCGATCGCGCCGTGCACAACCAACCCGCCAGCCCCGAAGAAATCGCCCAGATGCGTCAGCTTTTGCGTGAAGGGCTGGAAGCCGGTGCAGTCGGTTTTTCAACGGGCCGCAGTGACAATCACCGCTCGGCCACAGGGGCCCATACCCCAGCTGCTGAAGCCCAGAAAAACGAATTGAGTGGCATTGTCAAAGCCTTTGAGGGTTTGCAGCATGGCGTGGTACAAGCGGTCAGCGATTTTGATATGCCCTATGGCGATCAACATTTTGAGCGGGAATTTGACCTGCTCGAAGAAATGGCAAAAGCCGCAGGTCGCCCGCTTTCAATTTCGCTGATGCAGCGCGACCAATCCCCTGAGCAATGGCGCTGGATCATGCGCCGGGCCGAAGCTGCTCAGGCCAAGGGTTTGGAAGTGAAGCTTCAGGTCGGAGCCCGTGCGATTGGCGTTCTGCTCGGGCTTGAAACCACCTTTCACCCCTTTATGGGCTTTCCCTCTTACAAAGCAATCAGCCACCTGCCGCTGGCAGAGCGTGTCAAAGCCATGTCAGACCCGGCTTTTAAAGCCCAATTGCTGACAGAAAAAAACGATCCGGTAGCGGGTGATGGCAGCCCCATTCCTCCGCTGGCGGATATGCTCTTGGCCCAGGTGGAAATGATTGGCATGCGCATGTTTACCCTGGGCGAAAACCCGGATTATGAGCCCTCAATGGCCCACAGTATTGGCATGAAAGCCAAACAAAGGGGAGAGAGCGTACTCAGTGGCATTTACGATGCCATGCTCGAAAACGAAGGCCATGCTCTGATTTATTTCCCGCTCTATAACTATATCGCAGGCAATCTTGACAATACCTATACCATGCTCAGTCACCCCCAGGCCTTGCCCGGTCTGGGCGATGGTGGCGCGCATGTGGGCACGATCTGCGACGCCAGTTTCCCGACCTTTATGATCAGCCACTGGGCCCGTGATCGCCAGAGCGACAAGTTCACTCTGGAACAGGTGATTAAAATGCAAACCCAGGATACGGCTGCGTTTATCGGTCTGAAAGACCGGGGCACACTTGAAGTGGGCAAAAAAGCAGATCTGAATATTATCGAATTTGAAAATCTGCGTCTGCACCCGCCCTATCTGGTAGCCGATCTGCCTGCCGGAGGCAAACGCCTGATGCAGAAAGCCAGTGGCTACCGGGCTACCCTGGTCAGTGGTGAAATCATTGCTGAAAATGGCGAATTAACCGGGGCTTACCCAGGTCGCCTGGTGAGGCTCAAGGACTGA
- a CDS encoding DUF885 domain-containing protein, with amino-acid sequence MQDQSPAQTLHALFERHHEFRMQTSPEFATYEGDHRFNDQLSDLSAAAHEQQVKAREDFLKELRALPKDALSSEDQLNYEMFELLLEEEVEGAQFQEQLMPLNQMTGYHLYLPQLIEIQPLQTADHYADYFARLRAFPAQVKDVIENMRQGMATGWVQPRFVIEQTLPQMQKLIPENPEESVFFIPMLRPNEGLDSASKEKLASELKDVITTSIMPAYQELHDFTQNEYLPACRETAGVWDLPNGEAYYEYLIKKYTAPGLSADQIHEIGLAEVNRIHAEKAKLKDQLGFEGTVEQFNHYLRTSSDFYFESQEALWEAYEKVMAEAYEKVPALFHRMPKAPCELKAVEAYKSQSAPQAYYMPAPEDGSRPGYYYINTYDLPSRPSYAVTALTLHEAIPGHHLQLALAQELSHLPYFRRRLHVTAYLEGWGLYAEHLGYEMDMYRDRYQHYGALSFEVWRACRLVVDTGLHHKKWSREEAVSFMKKHVANTELDIRSEVDRYLILPGQALAYKIGELKIKALRKRAEEALKERFNLKDFHQVVLENGAIPLAVLEHKVDQWLTSQV; translated from the coding sequence ATGCAAGATCAATCCCCCGCCCAAACCCTTCACGCTTTATTTGAACGTCACCACGAATTTCGGATGCAAACCTCCCCTGAGTTTGCAACCTATGAAGGCGACCACCGCTTTAATGATCAACTCAGCGATCTCAGCGCTGCCGCCCATGAACAGCAGGTGAAAGCCCGCGAAGACTTTCTCAAAGAATTGAGAGCCCTGCCCAAAGATGCCTTGAGCAGTGAAGATCAGCTCAACTATGAAATGTTTGAACTGCTGCTCGAAGAAGAAGTCGAAGGGGCTCAGTTTCAGGAACAGTTAATGCCCCTCAACCAAATGACGGGCTATCACCTCTATTTGCCCCAATTGATTGAAATTCAACCGCTTCAGACAGCCGATCACTATGCAGATTATTTTGCCCGACTGCGGGCCTTTCCTGCCCAAGTCAAAGACGTGATTGAAAATATGCGTCAGGGCATGGCCACGGGTTGGGTTCAGCCCCGCTTTGTGATTGAGCAGACCCTGCCCCAGATGCAAAAACTGATTCCTGAAAACCCTGAAGAAAGCGTTTTCTTTATTCCCATGTTGCGTCCCAACGAGGGGCTCGACAGCGCCAGCAAAGAAAAATTGGCAAGTGAGCTGAAAGACGTGATTACCACCTCGATCATGCCAGCTTACCAGGAACTTCACGATTTTACCCAAAATGAATATCTGCCTGCCTGCCGCGAAACCGCAGGGGTCTGGGACTTGCCCAATGGCGAAGCCTATTATGAATACCTGATTAAGAAATACACGGCCCCTGGCCTGAGTGCCGATCAAATCCATGAAATCGGGCTGGCCGAGGTCAACCGGATTCACGCTGAAAAAGCCAAGCTCAAAGACCAACTGGGTTTTGAAGGAACTGTTGAACAGTTTAACCATTATTTGCGCACCAGCAGCGACTTTTATTTTGAATCCCAGGAAGCACTCTGGGAAGCCTATGAAAAAGTCATGGCCGAAGCCTACGAAAAAGTACCAGCCCTGTTTCATCGCATGCCCAAAGCGCCCTGTGAGCTGAAAGCTGTAGAAGCGTATAAATCACAATCGGCCCCTCAGGCCTATTATATGCCAGCCCCAGAAGATGGTTCCCGCCCCGGCTATTACTATATCAACACCTATGATTTGCCTTCCCGGCCCAGTTATGCCGTCACAGCCCTGACCCTGCATGAAGCCATTCCCGGCCACCATCTGCAATTGGCCCTGGCCCAGGAACTCTCTCATTTGCCCTATTTCCGCCGCCGTCTGCATGTCACCGCCTATCTCGAAGGCTGGGGGCTCTATGCCGAGCATTTGGGCTATGAAATGGATATGTACCGTGACCGCTACCAGCATTATGGCGCACTCAGCTTTGAAGTCTGGCGGGCCTGCCGTCTGGTGGTAGATACCGGTTTGCACCACAAAAAATGGAGCCGTGAAGAAGCGGTCAGTTTTATGAAAAAACATGTGGCCAATACTGAGTTGGATATCCGCTCAGAAGTCGATCGCTATCTGATTCTGCCGGGTCAGGCCCTGGCCTATAAAATTGGCGAACTGAAAATCAAAGCACTGCGCAAACGTGCAGAAGAGGCTCTGAAAGAGCGTTTCAACCTCAAAGATTTTCATCAGGTGGTGCTTGAAAATGGAGCCATTCCTTTGGCCGTGCTGGAACACAAAGTGGATCAATGGCTGACCAGCCAGGTTTAA
- a CDS encoding ABC transporter substrate-binding protein, which produces MPEALSFKAPKGLSLFFGLLVCLFFVQPLAQAEPPTRLRVATKSAPPFVILTESDMQGMVIDLWKAVSSDLKLNYEMKTYRTMGEVLKAVETGQADLAIGPISVSAQREAILDFSQPFFQGGEGIATVKKAGSVMDGLLSIMNLNLLRALGALATVIFIFGILIWAFERRKNTSQFGGSILKGMGQGFWWSAVTMTTVGYGDKAPVTFLGRSVALVWMFASVITISGFTAAISSSITLSNLQSKVTGLGELSHTRVGAAHSTSGSLFLSDLKIQYKSYENIESALTALEKGELDAVVHDLPILRYLVAQKASRNLVVLGENLHSENYAFALPQGSPLREALNQSLLRFLDTPRWQQIQDSYFH; this is translated from the coding sequence ATGCCTGAAGCCCTCTCATTCAAAGCACCCAAAGGCCTGTCTTTATTCTTTGGCCTGCTTGTCTGCCTGTTTTTTGTTCAGCCCTTGGCGCAGGCAGAACCACCCACCCGCTTAAGAGTCGCAACCAAGAGTGCCCCCCCTTTCGTGATACTTACAGAATCAGACATGCAAGGCATGGTGATCGATCTCTGGAAAGCCGTGAGCAGCGATCTCAAACTGAATTATGAAATGAAGACCTATCGCACCATGGGCGAGGTGCTGAAAGCCGTTGAAACAGGCCAGGCAGATTTGGCAATTGGCCCAATTTCAGTATCAGCCCAACGTGAAGCCATTTTAGATTTTAGCCAACCCTTCTTTCAAGGCGGAGAAGGCATTGCCACCGTAAAAAAAGCCGGTTCGGTCATGGATGGTCTGCTCTCGATCATGAATCTCAATCTGCTGCGTGCCCTGGGGGCCTTGGCCACTGTGATTTTTATCTTCGGGATCTTGATTTGGGCCTTCGAGCGCAGAAAAAATACCAGCCAGTTTGGCGGCTCAATTTTGAAAGGCATGGGACAGGGTTTCTGGTGGTCAGCCGTCACCATGACCACTGTGGGCTATGGTGACAAAGCTCCCGTCACCTTTCTCGGTCGCAGTGTGGCCCTGGTCTGGATGTTTGCCTCGGTAATCACCATTTCGGGCTTTACAGCGGCAATTTCTTCAAGTATTACCCTCAGCAATTTACAGAGCAAAGTCACGGGCCTCGGAGAATTGAGCCATACGCGGGTGGGTGCGGCACACAGCACCTCTGGCAGTCTTTTTCTTTCAGATCTTAAAATTCAATACAAAAGCTATGAGAATATTGAAAGTGCGCTGACAGCCCTTGAAAAAGGAGAATTGGATGCCGTGGTGCATGATCTGCCTATCTTGCGCTATCTGGTGGCACAAAAGGCCAGCCGCAACCTGGTGGTCTTGGGAGAAAATCTGCACTCTGAGAATTATGCCTTTGCCCTGCCCCAGGGTTCCCCCTTGCGCGAGGCCCTGAATCAAAGTCTGCTGCGTTTTCTGGATACCCCTCGCTGGCAACAGATTCAGGACAGCTATTTTCACTGA
- a CDS encoding site-2 protease family protein, translated as MSESDAPSPSPEPPASANRGPLWGALGILGIFLFKSKALLLLILTKAQFLLALFKFKTLLSMGVMIWFESLRFGPAFGVGFVILLLLHELGHYGMARYLGLDVSTPVFIPFVGAFISMKETPENVEIEAWVAIAGPILGSLAAALCLVFYALSQERLFLSLAYIGFFLNLFNLLPVRPLDGGRITGALSPWLWGAGLVFLLFLILTVFHSPLLILILVLGISEFYGWWKGENRAYFEISQAKRTQFAVGYFGLVALLTLGITSLYTQLGGVH; from the coding sequence ATGTCAGAATCAGATGCTCCCAGTCCAAGTCCAGAGCCACCCGCATCGGCAAACAGAGGACCGCTCTGGGGAGCCCTTGGCATTTTGGGAATCTTTCTGTTCAAGAGCAAGGCTCTGCTCTTGCTGATCTTAACCAAAGCCCAATTTCTGCTTGCGCTCTTCAAATTTAAAACCCTGCTTTCGATGGGGGTCATGATCTGGTTTGAAAGCTTGCGCTTTGGCCCTGCTTTTGGGGTCGGCTTTGTCATTCTGCTTCTGCTGCATGAACTGGGCCACTATGGCATGGCGCGCTATCTCGGCCTTGATGTTTCCACCCCCGTTTTTATCCCCTTTGTGGGGGCCTTTATCAGCATGAAAGAAACCCCGGAGAATGTCGAAATCGAAGCCTGGGTCGCGATTGCCGGTCCGATTTTGGGCAGCCTGGCGGCTGCTCTTTGCCTGGTTTTCTATGCTCTCAGCCAGGAGCGTCTCTTCCTTTCTTTGGCCTATATCGGATTTTTTCTCAATCTCTTCAATCTGCTCCCCGTTCGTCCCCTGGACGGCGGTCGGATCACAGGCGCACTTTCACCTTGGCTTTGGGGAGCTGGGCTGGTCTTTTTATTATTTTTAATCCTCACCGTCTTTCACAGCCCCCTGCTGATTTTGATTCTGGTGCTGGGAATCAGCGAGTTTTACGGCTGGTGGAAAGGCGAAAATCGGGCCTATTTTGAAATCAGCCAGGCCAAACGGACGCAATTTGCAGTTGGCTATTTTGGCTTGGTTGCGCTTTTAACGCTGGGCATCACCTCACTTTACACGCAATTGGGAGGCGTACATTAG